GACGGGAACAGTACTAAACCATACCAGCAGAACTATTCAACACAACATGCGGTGCTCACAAGCAAGCTAAAATTGATCCAAGATTCCAAGTCCTACCTAACAGATGACTTCTAAGTTCTAACTCACGCAGCTATACTTGGTAGCTGCCATTATCGCAGACCAGTTCAGGCACTCATGAATCACAATACAGCGACATTTAAGAAGTACAAGACTAAGCACACCAACAACAATGCAACTAAAACTCTAAATCACACTATAGTTCTTGCTTTAAATCTGAGGTGCAATAAGGTCGGCCTCAAGAGCAGGTCCAGGCAACATGTTGTTCTCACTGGTTGAGAGCCAAACTGAACATTCATACGCAAGGGCCCTCATATTTTGTTCATCTCATGCTTCAAATCATATCTCACACaaataaaattctcaaaaataacTAGTAAGTCAAGTAGCAAAGGTGTAATCATCATTCGTTATACCTTAAGAGGTAGCTTCCTTTCCCTTCCAGATGGATTGATCAAACCCCTCGATTTCAGGGACTCCAATGATATCTCGTCACCATCCTTGAACCCACCACGCACTATGTCTTTTAAATTGAATGGCACATACTTCGGCAACCCAATGTGCATTCCTGGAAAGGCATAGTGAGACTCGCATCAGGTAACTTATCTATCACAATCCTTCCCAACACACTGTACAGTTATCTGGATATAGGCCTCAAATTTAATCAAGTATGGACAGTGTCGAAATGAGGCAAGCATTTGCCTCTACTAGAGCTTAGTGTGTGAGGCATCATTGAGGAGACTAGGGGAAGCTTAGTTTTGCGCGAGGCGACTCACCACCGGCAATGCCGCGGAGCTTGGGGATACGGCGGTAGAGCGGCATCTGCCCTCCCTCGAATCCGCGGCGGACGCCGGGCCCCGAGCGCGATTTCTGCCCTCGCATGCCGAACCCGCAGCTCGCGCCCTGCCCCGCCGCGATACCGCGCCCCTTCCGCTTGGGACGCCGCCGCGACCCCTTCTGCGGGCCCAGGTTGTCGAGCCGGAACTTCTCCGCTGGCGCGGCGTCCGAggcctcggccgccgccgcggcgccgctGCAGACGACGGTGACGCGGCAGGGCGGGCGCGCGCGGAGCTGGAGGGGACGAGGTGCGGCCTGGCGGACCGTGAGGGGCCCAGGGGCGGCGGCGAAGGAGGTGGAGGCTGGGACGTGGAGGAAGGTGGCGGTGGGAGCGAGGGAGAGGAGGGTGATGGAAGCCATGGCTGGCGTTGGAGCGGAGGGCGCGCGTGCGCGGCTTGCGAGTGTGGATGAAAGGGGATAATTGGGGTTTCGGAGGGAGATAAGATGCCTCTGTTCCCTCCATTTTGTGCTTTGCTTTTTTAAACAGCCTTTTTCTGTATAGTGTTACGGTTGGTAATTAGTAATCAATTTCAACTGTAATTACCAACTGCAATTAGCAGTTATTGTTGTTCGTTGGGGAGGGCTGTCTCCCTAACGGATAACTTCCACCCTTTTATCTGTATATTTGTAACACAACAGTGCAATGCAAATCATTCGATTGATTCACTTCCACTCTCTCTTCTCTATTCACTTACAACATATAGCAAGGCCCATTCAAAATGCAGAAACTTCAGAAGAATGTGACTGGAAGTATCGTAATACCCGTATGAATTACATTGAACCAACCAACGTTCGAAACGAATCCTGAACGTTCACCAGATAGATAGCTTGTTTGGGACCCGAATGTTCACTAGATAGCTCAGAGAGGAGATTGCTGACGACAATTACCTCGTGGTAATGTTCACAACAAGGCTACAAGGGGCCGTGATAATGTTCACTAGGTCTTTTTAGGGTGGTTGTTCACTGGTTAGCAATGGGGTAAAAGTGTAACTGATGGGTTCCATGTTCCCTGGACATAATCCACTATTTATCCTGCCAATCAAACGAAACCCACATCTAATTGTCTCATGGAAGCCTTAAGAAAGCTTCAGACTTTAAGAAAATCAGAGCGGTTGATGGCATGCATCATGCAAAGATATCCCACAGGGGAAAAAGAATCATCAAAGTCGTATCATTTGCAAAGCCTAAGGCCTGAGTAAAACGCTCTAAGACAAGACGAAAGTGGTGAAACGTAAAAGGAACAAACAAAACTTATATACAAAGACATTTAGGAATAAATAAAGACATCAAGATGCTTCACAGAACGGCTTAGCAGTCCGCGCATATCCAGCAGTTGCAATGTGCGCAATAGAAACCAAGGTTTTACAACTATCATACTGGATAATCTGTCATCCTGGCTTCAgttaaaataaactaacggaatTCTTGCACTCTGCCATCTGAAATGACGACAATTTCACCTCTAATTGGTGAATCCCACGGAGACGACACAGATTCACAGCCACCTTGACTTCCAGCAACCCCATGACTACCCAGCATGATTTGGCAACGCTCTTTCTTCAGGTCGAGAAGCTGGCACAATTACAAATTTGCTATTGTCCCCTGGGTCTAGTGAGCAAGAACCAACACAACCATCTTTTGTTCCATTTAGTGTATGAGATGTTGAGCTAGCACGCTTCACACCATTGCTGTTCCATTTCAAGAAACTTTTGGTGTTTTCTTCTTTCTGTTCGTTTATTGATCAAAAGTACCTCATCTTCATCCGACTCACTAACACAATAGTAATTCAACCATTCCGCACCATTTGCTTAGTTTCCTTTTATTCCGTCTGCTGCACTCCTGGTTCTGTAGTACAGCAGTTCTTGGACATTTTGGTGCTTCCTGAACACTTTCTGCAATTTGAAGGTCAAAATGAACATCATTTGACAACCTGATTTTCTTTTTAGACCTGTCACATGAAGAGAATTCAATCCTGAACAACCAATTGTATTATCAATAAGATTAAGGAACTCATCAGAGGCATCTTCTCGTTTGTTTTTGTTGCCTTTTCTGCTCTTATTTGATGTATGTTTGAGGTGTCAACTTTTGCAGACAGGTTTATCAGCCTTGCCCTCCTCACGTGCTGCTTCAGCTGAAGTTATCAAGAACAGTTGGCAATTTCATTATTCTGTACAAGGTAGCATACTAGAATTCAAAATTTATGTCTGCAGAATctgcattgaagagtcatctcCAGGCATTTGTAGAAAGAAAATGACCTACTTTATGATATAATATGATGTCTGTAATTTGAACTGGTAGGTCTGAAGCTAAAATTACCATTTGAGCGTTTTAGTCCAGACTTTCTAGTGATGATTCTTGAACTCTACGGTAGCTACCTGAGCACCGCTTGTGCCTGCGCATATCAAGACAGACATAAGCAAACCAAACATCCAAATATATTAGTACGGATAATCTAAAATATCGAAAGCTTGAATCTGGATAAttatgatttggatttggatattATCCAATTATAACTGTTGGATTTGAATTAGGACGAGGTATCAAATATGTAGTCAAATTGGGGTTTACTGTAATTATTACACCTGAAATTACTATCCCTAAGCCAATAACTCCATACATGACCTGATAACACTTTTATTTAGTTATGTGACTAAGCTCTATCACGTTGCTCACCTTTAATTAGAAAATTCAGAGTGACAGTGACTTAGcaatttctcttctaatttaCTATTGACACGGTATATCAATCTAATTCAACCGGGTTAAGATCCTAAATGGATTCAAATGTCATACCTGCTATACATCCAATTCCTcgtcccttttctttttgtgtgaGGATAAATCCAATTCCTGTTTGAATACATGACTTAAAAAATGGTTTGACaactattcaatttgaatttgaccATTTGTTCCCCTAAAAGTACATCAAAAATTACCACATTGCATGTATAAATCTATGTCAAACATGTGCGTTTGTAGTTGTTGTCTATTAGGCAGTAAAGATTAGCCCCAGCCCAAGGGATCAAGACACTACTGATCTTTGCTGAAAAGATTCATTGTTATCTTACATTTCTGTCAGCATTCAGATGCACTCTTATTTATATCAAGTAGGCAAGTAAAGGCCAAAAATTGCAGTGATAGCAAATACCTCTATGCCAGTGACACTTCAAATTTTGACACCGGCCATTGACATATTCTTTCAATGCAGT
The nucleotide sequence above comes from Phragmites australis chromosome 4, lpPhrAust1.1, whole genome shotgun sequence. Encoded proteins:
- the LOC133916626 gene encoding large ribosomal subunit protein uL15c-like, with the protein product MASITLLSLAPTATFLHVPASTSFAAAPGPLTVRQAAPRPLQLRARPPCRVTVVCSGAAAAAEASDAAPAEKFRLDNLGPQKGSRRRPKRKGRGIAAGQGASCGFGMRGQKSRSGPGVRRGFEGGQMPLYRRIPKLRGIAGGMHIGLPKYVPFNLKDIVRGGFKDGDEISLESLKSRGLINPSGRERKLPLKILGDGDVSVKLNIKAGAFSASAKEKLESAGCTLTLLPKRKKWLSQAYLKNQARAEEYFAKKKGGAGETDGTSA